The following proteins are co-located in the Paludibaculum fermentans genome:
- a CDS encoding TonB-dependent receptor → MVGAVRDEQGAPLSAALVTLRNNDTGIAITSTTGESGEFAFPTVRIGTYHLTAEAKGFAKGSAENVTVSVNARQRVDFTLKIGQVNEVVNVDATVPLLETDNSSKGQVIATRQMVELPLQGRTYSSLALLAPGVRQSQVGNQGSIAFRREGSYNVNGLRSVWNNFLLDGVDNNFYGTTNQGFSNQSAQPSPDSVAEFRMVVNAYSAEFGRSGGAVMNVASKSGGNKFHGSAWEFLQNEKLNATGFFKPVLNQKPLNKRNQFGATIGGPIVKDRTFFFLDYEGSRWRLAPFSLTSLPTSDLRNGILPVDVRVPITFTDDQGRSVAAGTVIPAGQAVPMTKFARKVLAELPAPNRAGAGAIGITNNFGGFDLNRLDEDKGAVKVDHKFTDQLTTFFRYTHRKQNIFAPGLITGFSGGNNLGFLDTFNQQGIAGVTWARRSNEVWEGRFAVTRLGMDRLPAAVGGPSMKELFGITGLPEGPRIQGGITPQDITGFPRFGRQSTNPQAQFPTTVNGRLNVSKILNRHNLKAGYESLYLAITVDDTNPLYGIDGFGGLYSRIPGQNFGSYASVANTINSLADFYFGARSSYQLATQVQAKSRQRGNWFFVQDDYRVNSKLTLNMGLRYELMTPVYDADNKLANFDPAQNKLVVASDSDRSLQQTKHNNFAPRLGAAYQLNSKTVFRGGYGFGWNFWNRMASAEYLNTNAPFVTRFSTLNSAANLGTLCSGDNYSGCFRTREMGYPTSLPSNVILYIDPKTPWGYVQNWHFTIQRTLFKDTLLDLAYVGNRADHLPVLGDFNQARPITAQELSSGLTTGGTLLARRPYQGFNNITGVVPTAFSNYHSLQVKFEHRSDWVTLLSSFTYSKAIDTVGQVLESTNGGSPNPQDIRNVANDKGASSFDQRFNSVTSFVFDVPYGHGRRWGKSMPYALDAITGGWQVSSIVTLQSGQPLNIRYPDTAGIVSDGQPDFLGNVALRPNVIDGTAGVRTAGSDYTNYFNKANLAIPSVTSPFGNLGRNVAYGFPLYQTDMVLAKNFALPMINEGARLQFRGEFYNLLNKTNFTAPTVDLSSASFGRSGSTFDPRYVQFALKLIF, encoded by the coding sequence GTGGTAGGCGCAGTACGCGATGAGCAGGGCGCGCCGCTTTCGGCCGCGCTCGTTACGCTGCGCAACAACGATACCGGCATCGCGATCACTTCGACAACAGGCGAGTCAGGAGAGTTTGCATTTCCAACGGTCCGCATCGGCACGTATCACCTTACGGCGGAAGCCAAAGGCTTTGCGAAAGGCTCCGCTGAGAATGTCACGGTGAGCGTGAATGCGCGGCAGCGCGTGGACTTCACGCTGAAGATTGGCCAGGTGAACGAGGTGGTGAACGTCGATGCCACCGTGCCTCTGCTGGAGACGGACAATTCCTCCAAGGGCCAGGTCATCGCCACCAGACAGATGGTGGAACTGCCTCTCCAGGGCCGCACCTATTCGAGCCTGGCGCTGCTGGCTCCGGGTGTACGGCAATCGCAGGTGGGCAACCAGGGCTCGATCGCGTTCCGGCGCGAGGGTTCCTACAACGTAAACGGCCTGCGCAGTGTCTGGAACAACTTCCTGCTGGACGGCGTGGACAACAACTTCTACGGCACCACCAACCAGGGCTTCTCGAACCAGTCGGCACAGCCTTCGCCGGACTCGGTGGCGGAGTTCCGCATGGTAGTGAATGCCTATTCCGCTGAGTTCGGCCGCAGCGGCGGCGCTGTGATGAATGTGGCCTCGAAGTCGGGCGGCAACAAGTTTCACGGCTCGGCGTGGGAGTTCCTGCAGAACGAAAAGCTGAACGCCACGGGCTTCTTCAAACCGGTGCTGAACCAGAAGCCGCTGAACAAGCGGAACCAGTTTGGCGCGACGATCGGTGGTCCGATCGTCAAGGACCGCACGTTCTTCTTCCTGGATTATGAGGGTTCGCGCTGGCGGCTGGCTCCGTTCTCACTGACTTCCCTGCCGACATCGGATCTGCGCAACGGCATACTGCCGGTGGATGTGCGGGTACCCATCACCTTCACGGATGACCAGGGCCGCAGTGTTGCGGCCGGCACGGTGATCCCGGCCGGACAGGCGGTCCCGATGACGAAGTTCGCGCGCAAGGTGCTGGCGGAACTGCCCGCGCCCAACCGCGCCGGTGCCGGCGCGATCGGCATCACCAACAACTTCGGCGGCTTCGACCTGAACCGGCTCGACGAGGACAAAGGCGCAGTCAAGGTGGATCACAAGTTCACCGACCAGTTGACGACGTTCTTCCGCTACACGCACCGCAAGCAGAACATTTTCGCTCCGGGCCTCATCACGGGCTTCTCCGGCGGCAACAACCTTGGGTTCCTGGATACGTTCAACCAGCAGGGCATCGCGGGCGTAACGTGGGCGCGGAGGTCGAACGAAGTCTGGGAAGGGCGGTTCGCGGTGACCCGCCTGGGCATGGACCGGCTGCCGGCGGCGGTGGGCGGACCTTCGATGAAGGAGCTGTTCGGCATCACGGGCCTGCCGGAAGGGCCGCGCATCCAGGGCGGCATTACGCCGCAGGACATCACTGGCTTCCCGCGCTTCGGGCGGCAGTCGACGAATCCGCAGGCGCAGTTCCCCACCACGGTGAACGGCCGCCTGAATGTCTCGAAGATTCTCAACCGGCACAACCTGAAGGCCGGGTACGAGAGTCTTTACCTGGCGATCACGGTGGACGACACGAACCCGCTCTACGGCATCGACGGTTTCGGCGGCCTGTACTCGAGGATTCCCGGGCAGAACTTCGGTTCCTACGCGAGTGTCGCGAACACGATCAACTCGCTGGCCGATTTCTATTTTGGCGCGCGCTCGTCCTACCAACTGGCTACGCAGGTGCAGGCGAAGTCGCGGCAGCGTGGCAACTGGTTCTTCGTGCAGGACGACTACCGCGTAAACAGCAAGCTCACGCTGAACATGGGCCTGCGCTACGAGCTGATGACGCCTGTGTACGATGCCGACAACAAGCTCGCCAATTTCGATCCGGCGCAGAACAAGCTGGTGGTCGCATCGGATTCCGACCGCAGCCTGCAGCAGACGAAGCACAACAACTTCGCTCCGCGCCTGGGCGCGGCTTACCAGTTGAACTCGAAGACGGTCTTTCGCGGCGGTTACGGCTTCGGCTGGAACTTCTGGAATCGTATGGCCTCGGCGGAGTACCTGAATACGAACGCTCCGTTTGTCACGCGGTTCTCGACGCTGAACAGTGCCGCGAATCTCGGCACGCTGTGCAGCGGCGACAACTACAGCGGCTGCTTCCGCACCCGGGAGATGGGCTACCCCACGAGCCTCCCCTCCAACGTGATCCTCTACATCGATCCGAAGACGCCCTGGGGTTATGTGCAGAACTGGCACTTCACGATCCAGCGCACACTGTTCAAGGACACGCTGCTGGACTTGGCCTATGTCGGCAATCGCGCCGACCACCTGCCTGTGCTGGGCGACTTCAACCAGGCGCGGCCCATCACCGCGCAGGAGCTCTCCTCCGGCCTGACGACCGGCGGCACGCTGCTGGCACGCCGCCCGTACCAGGGCTTCAACAACATCACTGGCGTGGTGCCCACGGCCTTCTCGAACTACCATTCGCTGCAGGTCAAGTTCGAGCACCGCTCCGACTGGGTCACGCTGCTGAGCTCGTTCACTTACTCGAAGGCGATCGACACCGTGGGCCAGGTGCTGGAGTCGACCAACGGCGGCAGCCCGAATCCGCAGGACATTCGCAACGTGGCCAACGACAAGGGCGCGTCGAGCTTCGATCAGCGGTTCAACTCAGTGACGAGTTTCGTGTTCGACGTGCCATACGGCCATGGCCGGCGTTGGGGCAAGAGCATGCCCTACGCCCTGGACGCGATCACCGGCGGATGGCAGGTGTCTTCCATCGTGACGCTGCAGAGCGGCCAGCCGTTGAACATCCGCTATCCCGACACGGCGGGCATCGTTTCCGACGGCCAACCGGACTTCCTGGGGAACGTGGCGCTGCGGCCCAACGTGATCGACGGTACGGCCGGAGTGCGTACCGCGGGCAGTGACTACACCAACTACTTCAACAAGGCGAACCTGGCGATTCCGTCGGTGACTTCGCCGTTCGGAAACCTGGGCCGCAATGTGGCCTATGGCTTCCCGCTGTACCAGACCGACATGGTGCTCGCCAAAAACTTCGCGCTGCCGATGATCAACGAAGGTGCGCGGTTGCAGTTCCGGGGCGAGTTCTACAACCTGTTGAACAAGACGAACTTCACGGCTCCGACGGTGGATCTGTCCAGCGCGTCTTTCGGCCGCTCCGGTTCGACGTTCGATCCGCGGTATGTCCAGTTCGCCCTGAAGCTCATCTTCTAG
- a CDS encoding carboxypeptidase-like regulatory domain-containing protein produces MRSENTVFVARVIVDSGEGRGSGPARVVIEEPLWNVPQGLREVDVDTMAGTTCYRRLKTGERYVVFAGTDPGPKPHLSMSSCSKTFSLAGNEYLLNALRVKALGGPSRLVGKVSRSGVSNATRRPIPGVTVIARSSDQSFETITDNEGRYELRALPPGFYQLEVSKPGFLPDEEYNNTQPGWPARGNASEPFGARPAPVSVPLAAGSCEVWDLALWPRGRISGQVSFPDGQPVAGILVQAVESYSQDWRKSKPMRTARTDAAGRYLIEPLPGSDYVVSVDPGSVRGLAPSAAVFFTAKRGESNPAEVHVKDNQETTGVNITLPPPH; encoded by the coding sequence ATGCGCAGCGAGAACACCGTTTTCGTCGCCCGTGTGATTGTCGACAGCGGCGAAGGTCGCGGCTCCGGTCCGGCTCGCGTCGTCATTGAGGAACCATTGTGGAACGTTCCCCAGGGTTTGCGCGAGGTGGATGTCGACACGATGGCCGGAACCACTTGCTATCGCCGGCTCAAGACCGGTGAGCGATATGTGGTCTTTGCTGGGACAGATCCCGGACCGAAGCCCCACTTGTCCATGTCATCCTGCTCCAAGACGTTCTCACTCGCTGGCAATGAGTACCTTCTCAACGCCCTGCGGGTCAAGGCGCTGGGCGGACCCTCCCGGCTGGTCGGCAAGGTCAGCCGTAGCGGCGTCTCGAACGCCACCCGGCGCCCTATACCCGGAGTCACCGTCATTGCCCGTTCCTCTGATCAGAGCTTCGAGACCATCACCGACAATGAAGGGCGGTACGAGCTTCGTGCCTTGCCTCCTGGCTTCTACCAGCTCGAAGTGTCGAAGCCCGGATTTCTTCCCGATGAGGAATACAACAACACTCAGCCTGGCTGGCCCGCACGCGGGAACGCATCAGAACCCTTCGGGGCGCGGCCCGCGCCGGTCAGCGTGCCCCTCGCCGCTGGATCCTGCGAAGTTTGGGATCTGGCTCTTTGGCCGCGCGGCCGCATTTCCGGACAAGTCTCCTTCCCGGACGGCCAACCAGTCGCGGGGATCCTTGTCCAGGCCGTTGAGTCGTACAGTCAGGACTGGAGGAAGTCTAAACCAATGCGCACCGCCCGCACCGATGCCGCCGGGCGCTATTTGATCGAACCCTTGCCGGGCAGCGACTACGTCGTCTCCGTGGATCCAGGCAGCGTTCGTGGACTCGCGCCGTCCGCGGCTGTATTCTTCACCGCCAAGCGGGGTGAGTCCAACCCTGCCGAGGTTCACGTCAAGGACAACCAGGAAACCACCGGCGTGAACATCACGCTGCCGCCGCCGCATTAG
- a CDS encoding DUF6924 domain-containing protein encodes MHAWILSGILVTCVFAGACHAPPQVLAPRSLPDTVSPLVIRTEFGHEREWKKICEMVRAPVQAPGNEFYAHVEFLDDVIFRGLSKDALVALVPQNYKHTVLFVVDGTTVGQPEFPILVVDLHAEKGRSFRAIPAAIQSIENNLSIANMDFFEFADAVERDGVFRGFPRR; translated from the coding sequence ATGCACGCGTGGATCCTCAGCGGCATTCTTGTGACATGCGTCTTTGCGGGGGCGTGTCACGCTCCGCCGCAGGTCTTGGCTCCTCGTTCCCTGCCAGACACAGTGAGTCCTCTCGTGATCCGGACGGAGTTCGGCCATGAGCGGGAATGGAAGAAGATTTGCGAGATGGTGCGCGCGCCGGTGCAAGCGCCGGGCAATGAGTTTTACGCGCATGTCGAATTTCTGGATGACGTCATTTTCCGTGGGTTGAGCAAGGACGCGCTGGTGGCGCTCGTGCCGCAGAACTACAAACACACGGTGCTGTTCGTCGTCGATGGAACGACGGTGGGCCAACCGGAGTTCCCGATCCTGGTGGTGGATCTACACGCGGAGAAGGGGCGCTCGTTCCGGGCGATTCCCGCGGCTATCCAGAGCATCGAGAACAATCTTTCCATCGCAAATATGGATTTCTTCGAGTTTGCCGATGCGGTGGAGAGGGATGGAGTGTTTCGCGGGTTTCCGCGGCGGTGA
- a CDS encoding VOC family protein yields MGRPVVHFEIGCRDKAKTGDFFSRLFDWQIQDAGPAGIIDTASGQGIAGHITALGHEPHNYTMFYVEVEDVQASLDKAVELGGAKVVGPIPIPTGTFAWFKDPEGNVIGLVKTNN; encoded by the coding sequence ATGGGACGCCCGGTTGTTCACTTCGAAATCGGCTGCCGCGACAAAGCCAAAACCGGTGACTTCTTTTCCAGGCTCTTTGACTGGCAGATCCAGGATGCCGGCCCTGCCGGAATCATCGATACCGCCAGCGGGCAGGGCATCGCCGGCCACATCACCGCCCTGGGCCATGAGCCCCACAACTACACGATGTTCTATGTCGAAGTCGAAGACGTCCAGGCCTCGCTCGACAAGGCCGTCGAACTCGGCGGCGCCAAGGTCGTCGGACCCATTCCTATCCCCACCGGCACCTTCGCCTGGTTCAAGGATCCCGAAGGCAACGTGATCGGGCTCGTCAAAACAAACAACTAG
- a CDS encoding ABC transporter permease, giving the protein MEHWWYTLPLRLKSILLRRRMERELEEELQFHLEHKIEEGIAEGLSPAEARYRALRAMDGLEQRKEEMRDLRQVQWLTDFLDDVRYAMRSLRRTPGLTAFVVMTIALGIGMTATPFSMLDALVFRPYPVASPGEIMTLMSSSRDNRYDAFSYREYMDLKAHAESYSGVAASLPLSAVGFSAKADTTPVVRGGMLVSGNYFRVLGVEPQLGRGFRDDEDTVPGRDAVVVLAPGFWKREFASDPSVVGRVVRLNGAEFTVIGVAPESFPGMLIFSRPEFYVPLAMAKLFSTDPRKSFFVDRDDRELLVRARLKREVTQAQAQHEMDLLARGFEREYPKFNRDRGAVVRTQFELRTREDDVNWKFSVIFTMLALGVLLVACTNAAGLMLSRARTRTREIAVRLAMGAGRFRLIRLLLTESLVIAILGGLGGIGVGYAGIELLQRFEIPADLPVTVPFRMDLRVLTASLALSVLCALFCGLAPALQSTRMDLAAGLKTADVDMPGRRRLWGRNALVVSQVAMSLMLLAASFLMVRGFRSSLGEGIGFAKDHLLMVKFDPRLIQYSEAQTQQFYRLLTERLRGTAAVRSTGLTQNPPLGLDSFEQLAFVPDGFEMPRDRESFQTKMDTVNAGYFPTMGIGITRGRGFAESDSAEAPRVAIVNEHFARHYWPNEDAVGKHFRMDGRTGPAVRIVGIAQTVKYGETFEKAMDFVYLPMAQHAAPRMVLMVKTSGDPMQLVQPVKDVVRGLDPNMPMIETRTYEDLYRYASVDGPQVAINLVGTFGAVGLLLAMAGLYGLVAYNVARRTREIGIRMAIGANQMDVLRLMMGKGLVLVGIGTVIGLGLGFAVERLLNSMLFNAGGVDVLAYLVVVPVMLLVTTFAAYVPARSATRIAPTRALRYE; this is encoded by the coding sequence ATGGAGCACTGGTGGTACACGCTGCCGTTGCGGCTGAAGTCGATTCTGCTGCGGCGGAGGATGGAGCGGGAGTTGGAGGAAGAGCTCCAATTCCACCTGGAGCACAAGATTGAAGAGGGCATTGCCGAGGGGCTGTCTCCGGCGGAGGCGCGATACCGGGCGTTGCGGGCGATGGACGGCCTGGAGCAGCGCAAGGAAGAGATGCGCGACCTGCGGCAGGTGCAGTGGCTGACGGATTTCCTGGATGACGTGCGGTATGCGATGCGGAGCCTGCGGCGTACTCCGGGGCTGACAGCGTTTGTGGTGATGACGATCGCGCTGGGGATCGGGATGACGGCGACGCCGTTCAGCATGCTGGATGCGCTGGTGTTCCGGCCGTATCCGGTGGCGAGCCCGGGCGAGATCATGACGCTGATGAGTTCGTCGCGGGACAACCGGTATGACGCGTTCTCCTACCGCGAGTACATGGACCTGAAGGCGCACGCGGAGAGCTACAGCGGAGTGGCTGCGAGCCTGCCGTTGAGCGCGGTGGGCTTCAGCGCGAAGGCGGACACGACGCCGGTGGTGCGCGGCGGCATGCTGGTCTCGGGCAACTACTTCCGGGTGCTGGGTGTGGAGCCGCAGCTTGGCCGTGGATTCCGGGATGACGAGGACACGGTGCCGGGGCGGGATGCGGTGGTGGTGCTGGCTCCGGGGTTTTGGAAGCGGGAGTTTGCCAGCGATCCGAGTGTTGTGGGCCGGGTGGTGCGGTTGAATGGAGCGGAGTTTACGGTGATCGGCGTGGCTCCGGAGTCGTTCCCGGGCATGCTCATCTTCAGCCGGCCGGAATTCTATGTACCGCTGGCGATGGCGAAGCTGTTCTCGACGGATCCGCGGAAGAGCTTCTTCGTGGATCGGGACGACCGGGAGTTGCTGGTGCGGGCGCGGCTGAAACGCGAAGTGACGCAAGCGCAGGCGCAGCATGAGATGGACCTGCTGGCGCGGGGATTTGAGCGCGAGTACCCAAAGTTCAACCGGGATCGTGGAGCGGTGGTGCGTACGCAGTTCGAGTTGCGGACGCGTGAAGATGACGTGAACTGGAAGTTCAGCGTGATCTTCACCATGCTGGCGCTGGGCGTGCTGCTGGTGGCATGTACGAACGCGGCGGGGCTGATGCTGAGCCGGGCGCGGACACGGACGAGGGAGATCGCGGTGCGTCTGGCGATGGGCGCCGGACGGTTCCGGCTGATCCGGCTGCTGCTGACGGAGAGCCTGGTGATCGCGATTCTGGGCGGGCTGGGCGGGATTGGAGTGGGCTATGCGGGGATCGAGCTACTGCAGCGTTTTGAGATCCCGGCGGACCTGCCGGTGACGGTGCCGTTCCGGATGGACCTGCGGGTGCTGACGGCGAGCCTGGCGCTGTCGGTGTTGTGCGCGCTGTTCTGCGGCCTGGCTCCGGCGCTGCAGAGTACGCGGATGGACCTGGCGGCGGGGCTGAAGACAGCGGATGTGGATATGCCCGGACGGAGGCGGCTGTGGGGCCGGAACGCCCTGGTGGTGTCGCAGGTGGCGATGTCGCTGATGCTGCTGGCCGCGTCGTTCCTGATGGTGCGTGGGTTCCGCAGCAGCCTGGGTGAAGGCATCGGATTCGCGAAGGATCACCTGTTGATGGTGAAGTTCGATCCGCGGCTGATTCAGTATTCGGAAGCGCAGACGCAGCAGTTCTACCGGCTGCTGACCGAGCGGCTGCGGGGCACGGCGGCCGTGCGGAGCACCGGGTTGACGCAGAATCCGCCGCTGGGCCTGGACAGTTTCGAACAACTGGCATTTGTGCCGGACGGTTTCGAGATGCCGAGGGATCGGGAGAGTTTCCAGACGAAGATGGACACGGTGAATGCGGGGTACTTCCCGACGATGGGGATTGGGATTACGCGCGGCCGTGGTTTTGCGGAGTCCGATAGCGCGGAGGCGCCGCGGGTCGCGATTGTGAATGAGCATTTCGCCAGGCACTACTGGCCGAACGAAGACGCGGTGGGCAAGCACTTCCGGATGGACGGGCGGACGGGGCCCGCGGTGCGGATTGTGGGGATCGCGCAGACGGTGAAGTATGGCGAGACGTTCGAGAAGGCGATGGATTTCGTTTACCTGCCGATGGCGCAGCATGCGGCTCCGCGGATGGTGCTGATGGTGAAGACGAGCGGCGATCCGATGCAACTGGTGCAGCCGGTGAAGGATGTGGTGCGCGGGCTGGATCCGAACATGCCGATGATTGAGACCCGGACGTATGAGGATTTGTACCGTTACGCGTCGGTGGATGGACCGCAGGTGGCGATCAACCTGGTGGGGACCTTCGGCGCGGTGGGGCTGCTGCTGGCGATGGCGGGCCTGTATGGACTGGTGGCCTACAATGTCGCGCGCCGGACGCGGGAGATCGGGATCCGGATGGCGATCGGCGCGAATCAGATGGACGTGCTGCGGCTGATGATGGGCAAGGGCCTGGTGCTGGTGGGCATCGGGACGGTGATCGGGCTGGGGCTGGGGTTTGCGGTAGAGCGGCTGCTGAACTCGATGCTGTTCAACGCGGGTGGCGTGGACGTACTGGCCTACCTGGTGGTGGTGCCGGTGATGCTGCTGGTGACGACGTTCGCGGCGTATGTACCGGCACGGTCGGCGACACGGATCGCACCAACGCGGGCGCTGCGGTACGAGTAG
- a CDS encoding PadR family transcriptional regulator has translation MSKPNDLVQGTLDLLLLKILALEPLHGWAISLRLRSISGDVLQVSEGSLYPALHKLEQEGWIQAEWKQTENNRRAKFYSVTRLGRKQLETETANWQRLSTAITNVVQISEA, from the coding sequence ATGAGCAAGCCTAACGACCTTGTGCAGGGCACGCTGGACCTGCTGCTGCTGAAGATTCTGGCGCTGGAGCCGCTGCATGGGTGGGCGATCAGCCTGCGCCTGCGATCGATTTCGGGCGATGTGCTGCAGGTGAGCGAGGGGTCGCTGTATCCCGCATTACACAAGCTGGAGCAGGAGGGCTGGATCCAGGCGGAGTGGAAGCAGACGGAGAACAACCGGCGCGCGAAGTTTTATTCCGTGACGCGGCTGGGGCGGAAACAGCTGGAGACGGAGACGGCGAACTGGCAGCGGCTGTCGACCGCCATCACCAACGTGGTGCAGATCTCGGAGGCTTAG
- a CDS encoding YdcF family protein — MNISRTNGHPHGLRHAPAFFLFLSLLAQAAPRPAPLTLHHPVQDKNFYLLSSIEQTPSVRALIQADPGLAQLAAAKRAALADAPRACAADVECYAKAMRWSDDEIAQARAAFTRLAANPAMARFVEGVLRPSGMFQRYSAKPSAALLETAWEDAARKMNRAIDLFAIGQSPQRMPGPPPSGPPPQAAPGAPAQPPRGPRFDLTSYDVKSPAFARMVQIMAGIVGSDPKSLELFFQPSLKFSIELLLLHGHDEAGRHEPLESGENRAALARIATTPWANYPYTVIVVLGNGPERDGVALAPVGRLRLMLAVREFREKKAPFLLVTGGYVHPNLTPYSEAMEMKKALRTEFGIPEDAILVDPQARRTTTNLRNAARLIFRYGIPADRKGLILTDQLHSATIETPAFLERCVRDFGYEPVRLLSRISPFDLEFTPLIDSLHADATDLLDP, encoded by the coding sequence ATGAACATCTCGCGGACGAACGGTCACCCGCACGGTCTCCGCCACGCTCCGGCCTTCTTCCTCTTTCTCAGCCTTCTGGCCCAGGCCGCGCCACGGCCCGCACCCCTCACCCTCCACCACCCGGTCCAGGATAAGAACTTCTACCTCCTCTCTTCCATCGAGCAGACTCCGTCCGTCCGAGCCCTCATCCAAGCCGATCCCGGCCTCGCCCAACTCGCCGCCGCCAAACGCGCCGCCCTGGCGGACGCCCCCCGAGCCTGCGCCGCCGACGTCGAATGCTACGCCAAAGCCATGCGCTGGTCCGACGACGAAATCGCCCAGGCCCGCGCGGCCTTCACCCGCCTCGCCGCCAACCCCGCCATGGCCCGCTTTGTCGAAGGCGTCCTCCGCCCCTCCGGCATGTTCCAGCGCTACAGCGCGAAGCCCTCCGCCGCCCTGCTCGAGACCGCCTGGGAAGACGCCGCCCGCAAAATGAATCGCGCCATCGACCTCTTCGCCATTGGCCAGTCCCCGCAGCGCATGCCCGGTCCACCCCCATCCGGCCCGCCGCCCCAGGCCGCTCCCGGCGCTCCGGCCCAACCACCGCGCGGACCCCGTTTCGACCTCACCTCCTACGACGTCAAATCGCCAGCCTTCGCCCGCATGGTCCAGATCATGGCCGGCATCGTCGGCAGCGACCCCAAGTCGCTCGAACTCTTCTTCCAGCCGTCGCTCAAGTTCTCCATCGAACTCCTCCTGCTCCACGGCCATGACGAAGCCGGCCGCCACGAGCCCCTGGAATCGGGCGAAAACCGCGCCGCCCTCGCCCGCATCGCCACCACCCCATGGGCGAATTACCCCTATACCGTCATCGTGGTTCTCGGCAATGGACCCGAACGCGACGGCGTCGCCCTCGCCCCTGTCGGCCGCCTCCGCCTCATGCTCGCCGTTCGTGAATTTCGCGAGAAGAAGGCCCCCTTCCTGCTAGTCACGGGCGGCTACGTCCACCCCAACCTCACCCCCTACAGCGAAGCCATGGAGATGAAGAAGGCCCTGCGCACGGAGTTCGGTATCCCCGAGGACGCCATCCTCGTCGACCCCCAGGCGCGCCGCACCACCACCAACCTCCGCAACGCCGCGCGGCTCATCTTCCGCTATGGCATCCCCGCCGATCGCAAGGGCCTCATCCTGACGGATCAACTCCACAGCGCCACCATCGAGACGCCAGCATTCCTGGAGCGCTGCGTCCGCGACTTCGGCTACGAACCGGTCCGCCTCCTGTCGCGCATCTCCCCCTTCGATCTCGAGTTCACGCCCTTGATCGACTCACTCCACGCCGACGCGACGGACCTCCTGGATCCATAA
- a CDS encoding VOC family protein — translation MGLKRMDNVGIVVEDLGGAIDFFRELGLELEGRATIEGEWAGRVTGLDGQRVEIAMLRTPDGHSRLELSRFLAPPVIADHRNAPVNALGYLRVMFAVDDIDETLERLRRRGAQLVGDVVRYQDSYRLCYLRGPEGLLIGLAQELG, via the coding sequence ATGGGCTTGAAGCGGATGGACAATGTCGGCATCGTCGTCGAGGACCTGGGCGGGGCGATTGATTTCTTTCGCGAGCTTGGCCTTGAGCTCGAAGGGCGGGCCACGATTGAAGGGGAGTGGGCAGGACGCGTCACGGGCCTGGACGGTCAGCGCGTCGAGATTGCCATGCTGCGCACACCGGACGGCCACAGCCGGCTGGAGCTCTCCCGCTTTCTTGCGCCGCCTGTCATCGCGGATCACCGGAATGCTCCCGTGAACGCTCTCGGCTACCTACGCGTCATGTTCGCGGTGGACGACATCGACGAGACACTGGAACGGCTCCGCCGGCGCGGCGCGCAACTGGTTGGCGACGTCGTCCGGTATCAAGACTCGTACCGGCTCTGTTATCTTCGCGGGCCGGAAGGGCTGCTCATTGGACTGGCGCAGGAGCTCGGGTGA